GCCACGGCCCGGGCGAAGGGGGGGATCTCCTCGAGGATCGAGATCCTCGGGGCGTCCAGTCCCGCCCCTTCGAGCTCGGCCGCCCACCGGGACGCCTCGGGCGCCCCCCCGAGGCACCAGGCCCAGGCTTCCGGAAGCGCCCGCAGCTCGGGGGGCACGGGGCCCAGGGCCACCAGGTCCGCAGCCAGGAGCCGGCCCCCCGGGGCCAGGACCCGGCAGACCTCGCGCCACAACGCTTCGCGCTCCCCAATCAGGTTGGCAACCCCGTTGAGGAGCACCCAGTCGGCGATCCCATCCCGAATGGGAAGGCTCGGCAGCTCGGCCCGCACCGTGCGCAGCCCACGGGGCGCGGAGTCCCCCAGGCCGGCCAGGCGGGACAGCATGGAGGCGCAGGCGTCGAGGGCGGCCACCCGGTACCCGGCTCGGGCCAGGAGCCACGCGTCCAGACCGGCCCCGCAGCCCAGGTCGAGCACGAGCTCCCCGGGGCGCCCCTCGGCCATGAGGCTGGGAGCCAGGGCAGAAGCACCTACGAAGGCGTCGAGCAGCGCGGGCGGGGCGGCGCTTACGGCGGCTTCGGGATACCCGAGCTCCCGGGCCAGGGCGGCCCCCGTGGGGAACCCCATCCCGGCGGGGGGCCGGGAACCCGCGGCGCCCACGGCGTCGTAAGCCTGCGCGATCGCGGCTCTTCGGCGGC
This region of Thermodesulfobacteriota bacterium genomic DNA includes:
- a CDS encoding methyltransferase domain-containing protein, producing the protein MEQRRRRAAIAQAYDAVGAAGSRPPAGMGFPTGAALARELGYPEAAVSAAPPALLDAFVGASALAPSLMAEGRPGELVLDLGCGAGLDAWLLARAGYRVAALDACASMLSRLAGLGDSAPRGLRTVRAELPSLPIRDGIADWVLLNGVANLIGEREALWREVCRVLAPGGRLLAADLVALGPVPPELRALPEAWAWCLGGAPEASRWAAELEGAGLDAPRISILEEIPPFARAVAEARRPG